From a region of the Solanum stenotomum isolate F172 chromosome 2, ASM1918654v1, whole genome shotgun sequence genome:
- the LOC125855547 gene encoding uncharacterized protein LOC125855547 isoform X1: MNARVRTSLQSMKTPSKNVKEKVEMQGNRKMSTEKTPINRRKAIRERKIALLQDVDKLKKKLRHEENVHRALERAFTRPLGALPRLPPYLPPNTLELLAEVAVLEEEVVRLEEKVVHFRQGLYHEAVYISSSKRNMDNVTDTVEQNQVKSPKQKQTKLSPQLESNSASFSGRHLPSLSDDGCLKENHSLSSTKSKHRSVNAKVKTVRTPVKKLPAENRLAEKRVDPQKLQLEDQVMYHGSLEERIFVTQDRKLSPDESPNTISENILKCLSNIFLRMSSRKGRTTADTLPSLTGYNSCESIEKKEFGDPYGICSKFERRDIGPYKHLYAVEASSVNPNRTTISVFLVRRLKLLLEKLASANLQGLSHQEKLAFWINIYNSCMMNAFLEYGLPENPEMVVALMQKATIKVSGHLLNAITIEHFILRLPYHSKFTFAKGVKNDEMTARSVFGLELSEPLVTFALSCGSFSSPAVRVYTAANIENELQVAKKEYLQASVGVSTSKKLVAIPKLLDWYLLDFAKDLESLLDWICLQLPNEHGKEAINCLERKNNEPLSNVLQIVPYEFTFRYLLHM; encoded by the exons GAGAAAGTGGAAATGCAAGGAAACAGGAAAATGAGTACTGAGAAAACACCGATAAATAGACGAAAAGCAATCAGGGAGAGAAAGATAGCATTGTTACAAGAT GTTGATAAGCTAAAGAAGAAACTCAGGCATGAGGAAAATGTGCATAGAGCTCTTGAAAGGGCGTTTACTCGACCTCTCGGTGCACTTCCTCGTCTTCCTCCTTATCTTCCTCCAAAT ACACTGGAGCTTCTTGCTGAAGTAGCTGTTTTGGAGGAGGAAGTCGTTAGGCTCGAAGAGAAAGTTGTGCATTTCAGGCAAGGATTGTATCATGAAGCTGTGTATATTTCGTCCTCCAAGAGGAATATGGATAATGTGACTGATACTGTTGAGCAAAATCAAGTGAAGAGTCCGAAGCAGAAGCAAACGAAGCTATCGCCCCAACTAGAATCGAATTCAGCTTCATTCTCGGGAAGACATTTGCCTTCTCTCTCTG ATGACGGCTGCTTAAAAGAGAATCACTCATTGTCTTCCACGAAAAGCAAGCATCGATCAGTAAATGCGAAAGTGAAAACTGTCAGAACACCTGTTAAGAAGCTTCCTGCTGAGAACAGATTAGCAGAGAAACGCGTAGATCCTCAGAAATTGCAG CTGGAGGATCAAGTAATGTACCATGGGAGTCTGGAAGAGAGAATTTTTGTTACTCAAGATAGAAAACTGTCACCAGATGAAAGTCCAAACACAATCtcggaaaatattttgaaatgctTGTCGAATATTTTCCTCAGAATGAGCTCTAGGAAGGGCAGGACTACAGCAGATACATTGCCTTCATTGACAGGATATAATTCATGTGAGAGCATTGAGAAGAAAGAGTTTGGAGATCCTTATGGAATATGTTCAAAGTTTGAAAGGAGAGATATCGGTCCATATAAGCATTTATATGCAGTTGAAGCTTCTTCTGTCAATCCAAATCGAACAACAATATCTGTATTCCTAGTTCGTCGACTGAA ACTTCTGCTTGAGAAACTTGCGTCAGCGAACTTACAGGGCCTTAGCCACCAAGAAAAGCTGGCTTTCTGGATCAACATTTACAATTCATGCATGATGAAT GCCTTCCTGGAGTATGGCCTACCTGAGAACCCTGAAATGGTTGTGGCATTGATGCAAAAG GCAACGATAAAGGTTAGTGGACACTTGCTTAATGCCATAACCATTGAGCATTTCATTTTGAGGTTGCCTTATCACTCAAAATTT ACTTTTGCTAAGGGTGTAAAGAATGACGAGATGACTGCACGCAGCGTCTTTGGCTTGGAGCTTTCCGAACCATTGGTGACATTTGCGCTCTCTTGTGGAAGTTTTTCCTCTCCTGCT GTGAGAGTATACACAGCAGCAAATATTGAAAATGAGCTTCAAGTTGCAAAGAAGGAGTATTTGCAGGCATCCGTTGGTGTTTCAACATCAAAGAAGTTGGTAGCAATACCAAAGCTGTTGGACTGGTATCTGCTAGATTTTGCAAAGGATCTAGAGTCACTACTTGATTGGATATGCCTTCAACTTCCAAACGAACACGGAAAAGAAGCAATCAACTGCCTCGAGAGAAAGAATAACGAGCCTCTTTCCAACGTTCTCCAGATAGTGCCTTATGAATTTACTTTCCGGTACCTTTTACACATGTAA
- the LOC125855547 gene encoding uncharacterized protein LOC125855547 isoform X2: protein MNARVRTSLQSMKTPSKNVKKVEMQGNRKMSTEKTPINRRKAIRERKIALLQDVDKLKKKLRHEENVHRALERAFTRPLGALPRLPPYLPPNTLELLAEVAVLEEEVVRLEEKVVHFRQGLYHEAVYISSSKRNMDNVTDTVEQNQVKSPKQKQTKLSPQLESNSASFSGRHLPSLSDDGCLKENHSLSSTKSKHRSVNAKVKTVRTPVKKLPAENRLAEKRVDPQKLQLEDQVMYHGSLEERIFVTQDRKLSPDESPNTISENILKCLSNIFLRMSSRKGRTTADTLPSLTGYNSCESIEKKEFGDPYGICSKFERRDIGPYKHLYAVEASSVNPNRTTISVFLVRRLKLLLEKLASANLQGLSHQEKLAFWINIYNSCMMNAFLEYGLPENPEMVVALMQKATIKVSGHLLNAITIEHFILRLPYHSKFTFAKGVKNDEMTARSVFGLELSEPLVTFALSCGSFSSPAVRVYTAANIENELQVAKKEYLQASVGVSTSKKLVAIPKLLDWYLLDFAKDLESLLDWICLQLPNEHGKEAINCLERKNNEPLSNVLQIVPYEFTFRYLLHM from the exons AAAGTGGAAATGCAAGGAAACAGGAAAATGAGTACTGAGAAAACACCGATAAATAGACGAAAAGCAATCAGGGAGAGAAAGATAGCATTGTTACAAGAT GTTGATAAGCTAAAGAAGAAACTCAGGCATGAGGAAAATGTGCATAGAGCTCTTGAAAGGGCGTTTACTCGACCTCTCGGTGCACTTCCTCGTCTTCCTCCTTATCTTCCTCCAAAT ACACTGGAGCTTCTTGCTGAAGTAGCTGTTTTGGAGGAGGAAGTCGTTAGGCTCGAAGAGAAAGTTGTGCATTTCAGGCAAGGATTGTATCATGAAGCTGTGTATATTTCGTCCTCCAAGAGGAATATGGATAATGTGACTGATACTGTTGAGCAAAATCAAGTGAAGAGTCCGAAGCAGAAGCAAACGAAGCTATCGCCCCAACTAGAATCGAATTCAGCTTCATTCTCGGGAAGACATTTGCCTTCTCTCTCTG ATGACGGCTGCTTAAAAGAGAATCACTCATTGTCTTCCACGAAAAGCAAGCATCGATCAGTAAATGCGAAAGTGAAAACTGTCAGAACACCTGTTAAGAAGCTTCCTGCTGAGAACAGATTAGCAGAGAAACGCGTAGATCCTCAGAAATTGCAG CTGGAGGATCAAGTAATGTACCATGGGAGTCTGGAAGAGAGAATTTTTGTTACTCAAGATAGAAAACTGTCACCAGATGAAAGTCCAAACACAATCtcggaaaatattttgaaatgctTGTCGAATATTTTCCTCAGAATGAGCTCTAGGAAGGGCAGGACTACAGCAGATACATTGCCTTCATTGACAGGATATAATTCATGTGAGAGCATTGAGAAGAAAGAGTTTGGAGATCCTTATGGAATATGTTCAAAGTTTGAAAGGAGAGATATCGGTCCATATAAGCATTTATATGCAGTTGAAGCTTCTTCTGTCAATCCAAATCGAACAACAATATCTGTATTCCTAGTTCGTCGACTGAA ACTTCTGCTTGAGAAACTTGCGTCAGCGAACTTACAGGGCCTTAGCCACCAAGAAAAGCTGGCTTTCTGGATCAACATTTACAATTCATGCATGATGAAT GCCTTCCTGGAGTATGGCCTACCTGAGAACCCTGAAATGGTTGTGGCATTGATGCAAAAG GCAACGATAAAGGTTAGTGGACACTTGCTTAATGCCATAACCATTGAGCATTTCATTTTGAGGTTGCCTTATCACTCAAAATTT ACTTTTGCTAAGGGTGTAAAGAATGACGAGATGACTGCACGCAGCGTCTTTGGCTTGGAGCTTTCCGAACCATTGGTGACATTTGCGCTCTCTTGTGGAAGTTTTTCCTCTCCTGCT GTGAGAGTATACACAGCAGCAAATATTGAAAATGAGCTTCAAGTTGCAAAGAAGGAGTATTTGCAGGCATCCGTTGGTGTTTCAACATCAAAGAAGTTGGTAGCAATACCAAAGCTGTTGGACTGGTATCTGCTAGATTTTGCAAAGGATCTAGAGTCACTACTTGATTGGATATGCCTTCAACTTCCAAACGAACACGGAAAAGAAGCAATCAACTGCCTCGAGAGAAAGAATAACGAGCCTCTTTCCAACGTTCTCCAGATAGTGCCTTATGAATTTACTTTCCGGTACCTTTTACACATGTAA